From a single Candidatus Woesearchaeota archaeon genomic region:
- the gmhA gene encoding D-sedoheptulose 7-phosphate isomerase has translation MKGKREEQMNNAITTLTTKHFLNKKVLVIGDVMLDTEIAGAVSRISPEAPVPIIHAQSEKRSLGGAALVSHNLKNLGAEPFPVGVLGKDNAASQVCALFTALGISVTSLVSDESRQTTEKIRYFGNEQQMIRLDYESASPISSEIETQIIEKSKTLLPSMDVVVISDYGKGLCTSSLVQALVSMAKQLQKPVIVDGKPQHVEFYKDVSIITFNHNETNCALGYTLPNEDRETALLAAELTKRYNGASVITRGKKGITICDQNGKIDHIQGRALEVADITGAGDAITSILALGIAAKYDLFTAAKLANYGAGVVVTKKGSATINQEEMQKFLRLDIYEYLRESIRVKQAVIENQMDEIEELAAMIIDAYKKGNKLLVFGNGGSAADAQHLAAEFVGRYKMERPGLPAIALTTDSSIITAVGNDYGYDLIFARQVEAHCKPGDIVLGITTSGNSPNVMKAFEVAKKLGAKTAVWTGRDGGQAAKIADVAIIVPSNNTPRIQEAHVALIHIICELFEEHMHKQGYF, from the coding sequence TTGAAAGGAAAACGAGAAGAGCAAATGAATAACGCAATAACAACACTGACCACAAAACATTTCCTAAACAAAAAAGTACTCGTCATAGGAGATGTAATGCTCGATACAGAGATTGCTGGAGCAGTATCAAGAATTTCTCCAGAAGCGCCAGTTCCCATTATTCATGCGCAGAGCGAAAAACGATCACTTGGAGGAGCAGCGCTTGTTTCGCATAATCTCAAAAACCTTGGCGCAGAACCATTTCCAGTAGGTGTTCTAGGAAAGGACAACGCAGCAAGTCAAGTATGTGCTCTTTTTACAGCGCTGGGCATTTCTGTTACGTCGCTTGTTTCTGATGAAAGCAGGCAAACAACAGAAAAGATCCGCTACTTTGGCAATGAACAACAAATGATTCGGCTGGATTATGAATCAGCGTCGCCAATTTCTTCTGAGATTGAAACGCAAATTATAGAAAAGAGTAAAACACTTCTTCCTTCAATGGATGTTGTCGTTATCTCAGACTATGGAAAAGGATTATGCACTTCTTCTTTAGTGCAAGCACTGGTGAGTATGGCAAAGCAACTGCAGAAACCAGTAATCGTCGATGGAAAACCACAGCATGTAGAATTCTATAAAGATGTGTCTATCATTACGTTTAATCATAATGAAACAAATTGTGCGCTAGGATATACATTGCCTAATGAAGATAGGGAAACTGCGCTCCTTGCGGCAGAACTCACCAAACGCTACAATGGTGCAAGTGTGATAACTCGCGGAAAAAAAGGAATAACGATTTGCGATCAAAATGGAAAAATAGATCACATCCAAGGAAGAGCGCTTGAAGTTGCAGATATTACAGGTGCTGGAGACGCAATCACGAGTATTCTTGCGCTGGGAATTGCTGCAAAGTATGATCTCTTTACAGCTGCAAAACTTGCAAATTATGGAGCAGGAGTAGTCGTCACAAAAAAAGGAAGCGCGACAATCAACCAGGAAGAAATGCAGAAATTCTTGAGATTAGATATTTATGAATATTTACGAGAAAGCATTCGCGTCAAACAGGCAGTCATAGAAAATCAAATGGATGAAATTGAAGAACTTGCCGCAATGATTATTGACGCATACAAAAAAGGAAACAAACTGTTAGTGTTTGGAAATGGAGGAAGCGCTGCAGATGCGCAGCATCTTGCTGCGGAATTTGTCGGGCGCTATAAGATGGAACGCCCTGGATTACCTGCGATTGCGCTCACCACAGATTCATCGATTATCACCGCAGTCGGAAATGATTATGGGTACGATCTTATTTTTGCAAGGCAGGTAGAAGCGCATTGCAAACCTGGAGACATTGTTCTTGGAATCACCACAAGCGGAAATTCCCCGAACGTCATGAAAGCGTTTGAAGTTGCGAAGAAATTAGGTGCAAAAACAGCAGTGTGGACTGGAAGAGATGGAGGTCAAGCAGCAAAAATAGCAGATGTTGCTATCATTGTTCCATCAAACAACACACCGAGAATTCAGGAAGCGCATGTTGCGCTGATTCATATTATATGTGAACTTTTTGAAGAGCACATGCATAAACAAGGATACTTTTAG
- a CDS encoding HAD-IIIA family hydrolase yields MNTRRIQEKITTRETLGPLVEQWRKEGKKVGFTSGSFDIVHGGHISYLEKAKEKCDILIVAVNSDLSVQSYKGPDRPLVPEKYRIMLLAGLECVDYVFMFDERRNRTNLEVIKPSYYIKAGDYKPEELTSSDAVEKYGGEIMLLPLEEGLSTTALIEKILRVYGQKVEGTPTKKEVRQQQKAILIDRDGTINEDIEYLHEPERFKLLPHVGEGLKKMQDLGYKIIVVTTQAGIGIGYFSKEDFYKVNREMFMQLKPYGVIVDKIYFATHAKTADGKNPKRALVERAREEADLDLKECIAIGDKTGDLHAGKEFGCKTIAMKTGHGCADKQYTVEADFIADDLLQAAEWIEKQNAK; encoded by the coding sequence ATGAACACGAGAAGAATACAGGAAAAAATAACAACAAGAGAAACACTTGGTCCACTTGTCGAACAGTGGAGAAAAGAAGGAAAGAAAGTTGGATTCACCAGTGGCAGCTTTGATATTGTTCATGGAGGTCATATTAGTTATCTCGAAAAAGCAAAAGAAAAATGTGATATTCTTATTGTCGCGGTAAACAGCGACCTTTCTGTGCAGAGTTACAAAGGACCTGATCGACCGCTTGTTCCAGAGAAGTATAGAATTATGCTTCTTGCAGGCTTAGAATGTGTTGATTATGTGTTTATGTTTGATGAACGAAGAAATAGAACAAATCTTGAAGTGATCAAGCCAAGCTATTACATTAAAGCAGGAGATTACAAACCAGAAGAACTCACCAGCAGCGACGCAGTGGAAAAGTATGGTGGAGAAATTATGCTTCTCCCATTAGAAGAAGGGTTATCCACAACAGCATTAATTGAAAAAATTCTCCGCGTGTATGGACAAAAAGTGGAAGGAACACCAACAAAGAAAGAAGTGCGACAGCAACAGAAAGCAATCCTCATTGATCGAGATGGAACAATCAACGAAGACATTGAGTATCTGCACGAGCCTGAACGCTTCAAACTCTTGCCGCATGTTGGAGAAGGACTCAAAAAAATGCAGGATCTTGGCTACAAAATTATTGTTGTGACAACACAGGCAGGAATAGGTATTGGGTATTTCAGCAAGGAAGATTTCTATAAAGTAAACAGAGAAATGTTCATGCAGCTCAAACCATATGGAGTTATTGTTGATAAAATCTACTTTGCGACACACGCAAAAACAGCAGATGGAAAGAATCCAAAAAGAGCATTAGTGGAACGCGCGCGTGAAGAAGCGGATTTAGATTTAAAAGAGTGCATAGCGATTGGAGATAAGACAGGAGATCTTCATGCAGGAAAAGAGTTTGGTTGTAAAACTATTGCAATGAAAACAGGTCATGGCTGCGCTGATAAGCAATATACAGTTGAAGCAGACTTTATTGCAGATGATCTTTTGCAAGCAGCAGAATGGATTGAAAAACAAAATGCAAAGTGA
- the rfaE1 gene encoding D-glycero-beta-D-manno-heptose-7-phosphate kinase — translation MIFCKQQNGLKNKMQSDEMKQELITLVNNMQQKRVLVVGDLLLDKYIWGNVDRVSPEAPVAIVGVEKETYVPGGAANVANNIVAVGGKAQLMGIMGNDKAKETFIKELEKRGIGTTHILIDEKRPTIQKVRIMAQQQQLLRVDHENTSYVENKKEEEFLQHLEAAKGSFDAIIVSDYAKGVVTEGLMKGILAFCKINNIGLIVDPKPKHKNFYAGASVITPNHKEACELAGVSPTNEDNQILGVGKKIQQDLQTNVILTRGEKGITIFESGQEPITIQTNAKEVYDVTGAGDTVVAIASLALCAGATLTQAATVANSAAGIVVGKLGTATVSAQEVVEAIQRI, via the coding sequence ATGATCTTTTGCAAGCAGCAGAATGGATTGAAAAACAAAATGCAAAGTGATGAGATGAAACAGGAACTTATTACCCTTGTCAACAATATGCAGCAGAAGCGGGTTTTGGTAGTTGGAGATCTTTTATTAGACAAATATATCTGGGGAAATGTCGACCGAGTATCTCCAGAAGCACCTGTTGCGATTGTGGGTGTAGAAAAAGAAACCTATGTTCCAGGAGGTGCAGCGAACGTTGCAAACAATATTGTTGCAGTGGGTGGAAAAGCGCAGCTCATGGGAATTATGGGGAATGATAAAGCAAAAGAGACATTCATCAAAGAGTTGGAAAAGAGAGGGATTGGAACAACACACATTCTAATTGATGAAAAAAGACCAACCATTCAGAAGGTTCGAATCATGGCGCAGCAGCAGCAATTGCTTCGTGTCGATCATGAAAATACGTCATATGTAGAAAATAAAAAAGAAGAAGAATTTCTTCAGCATCTTGAAGCTGCAAAAGGTTCTTTTGATGCAATTATTGTTTCAGATTATGCGAAAGGCGTTGTGACAGAAGGGTTGATGAAAGGGATTCTTGCATTTTGCAAAATCAATAACATTGGTCTTATTGTTGATCCAAAACCAAAGCACAAGAATTTTTACGCGGGCGCGAGTGTTATAACTCCTAATCACAAAGAAGCGTGTGAGCTCGCAGGAGTTTCTCCAACAAATGAAGATAATCAAATTCTTGGAGTTGGAAAGAAAATCCAACAGGATTTACAAACAAATGTTATCCTGACGAGAGGAGAAAAAGGAATTACTATTTTTGAGAGTGGACAAGAACCAATCACTATCCAGACAAACGCAAAAGAAGTGTATGATGTCACCGGCGCAGGAGATACTGTTGTTGCGATTGCTAGCCTTGCATTGTGCGCAGGCGCAACATTGACGCAAGCTGCAACAGTCGCGAATAGTGCAGCAGGAATAGTAGTGGGAAAATTAGGAACTGCAACTGTAAGTGCGCAAGAAGTTGTGGAAGCGATACAAAGAATATAA
- a CDS encoding HAD family phosphatase encodes MKSFGPFEAFLFDQDGTIIDSEHAHWEAWRNLAKRYNFTIPEEIVKKTQGTTDAIVAEELLQHIKTKKSIEEIVMEKKKEFEKLVLEISLMQGAEKILRQAKSQGKTALVTASPIKQTEEILENLRIKRYFDVIITRDHVKRNKPDPDIYYKAAEALKTAPDACCVFEDSDTGLLAAKNAQMFCVSIPNEIIKHRDYSKADVKVNSLNNINIKESKIWIEE; translated from the coding sequence ATGAAATCCTTTGGACCTTTTGAAGCATTTTTATTTGATCAGGATGGAACAATCATTGATTCAGAGCACGCACACTGGGAAGCGTGGAGAAATCTTGCAAAGAGGTACAATTTTACGATTCCAGAAGAGATAGTTAAAAAAACGCAGGGAACCACAGATGCAATAGTTGCAGAAGAATTATTGCAACACATAAAAACAAAAAAATCAATCGAGGAAATAGTAATGGAAAAGAAGAAAGAGTTTGAGAAATTAGTTCTTGAAATTTCTTTAATGCAGGGAGCAGAGAAAATATTGAGGCAGGCAAAAAGTCAGGGAAAAACTGCGCTGGTGACTGCATCACCAATAAAACAAACAGAAGAAATACTAGAAAATCTAAGAATAAAGAGATATTTTGATGTTATTATCACAAGAGATCATGTAAAAAGAAACAAACCTGATCCTGATATTTATTATAAAGCTGCAGAAGCACTAAAGACTGCTCCTGACGCATGTTGTGTTTTTGAGGATTCGGATACAGGGCTCCTTGCAGCAAAAAATGCACAGATGTTTTGTGTGAGTATTCCAAATGAAATAATCAAACACAGAGATTATAGTAAGGCAGATGTAAAAGTAAACAGTCTCAACAACATAAATATTAAAGAGAGCAAAATATGGATAGAAGAGTAA
- the rfaD gene encoding ADP-glyceromanno-heptose 6-epimerase produces MRILVTGAAGFIGSNIALAFDKEHDVVALDNFQNARFSNLIGFCGQFYTGSIIDFDWDSLGTFDYIFHQAAISDTRVLDQELMMKTNVDAFRRLLDYAVRTKAHMIYASSAAVYGNTPSPYLENGRLEPLNVYGFSKVMMDHVAQEYMKKYNGVIRIVGLRYFNVFGPREAHKDKFSSMIYQLSQQMLAGKRPRVFTPGDQCRDHVYVKDIVYMNQLAMQAPYSCILNAATGNATSFNSIIEILNNVLGTAFPPEYFDCPYDFFQAHTQADLSLAKQLLSYEPQWTMEAGIKDYMEWLGVGKK; encoded by the coding sequence ATGAGAATCTTAGTCACTGGCGCTGCTGGATTTATTGGAAGCAACATTGCGCTTGCATTCGATAAAGAACACGATGTTGTTGCTCTTGATAATTTTCAGAATGCGCGATTTTCTAACTTGATTGGATTTTGTGGACAATTTTATACAGGAAGCATTATTGATTTTGATTGGGATAGTCTTGGAACATTTGATTACATTTTTCATCAGGCTGCGATTTCTGACACGCGTGTTTTAGACCAAGAATTAATGATGAAGACAAACGTTGACGCATTTCGTCGACTTCTTGACTACGCTGTTCGCACAAAAGCGCATATGATTTACGCAAGCTCTGCTGCTGTGTATGGGAACACTCCTTCTCCATATCTTGAGAATGGACGCTTGGAACCATTGAACGTTTATGGATTTTCCAAAGTCATGATGGATCATGTCGCGCAGGAGTATATGAAGAAATATAATGGTGTGATTCGAATTGTAGGGTTGCGATACTTCAATGTTTTTGGTCCTCGTGAAGCGCACAAAGACAAATTTTCCAGTATGATTTATCAGTTGTCACAGCAAATGCTTGCAGGCAAACGACCGCGCGTGTTTACTCCTGGCGATCAATGCAGAGATCATGTCTATGTGAAGGATATTGTTTACATGAATCAACTTGCGATGCAAGCGCCGTATAGTTGCATTTTGAACGCAGCGACAGGGAACGCAACTTCTTTTAACAGCATTATTGAAATTCTGAATAACGTGTTAGGCACTGCTTTCCCTCCAGAATATTTCGATTGTCCCTACGATTTCTTTCAGGCACACACCCAAGCTGATTTGAGTCTTGCGAAGCAATTGCTTAGCTATGAACCGCAATGGACCATGGAAGCGGGGATTAAGGATTACATGGAATGGTTAGGTGTTGGGAAGAAGTAG
- a CDS encoding glycosyltransferase family 9 protein, whose translation MTPYQQMRFCAKKGIDAACFVLLLPSYLQPKKEIQKEKIEKILLINLQGIGDIIETTPLVTELRNTFPKAKIDYLCYKENGILLENDPRINNLIKRQKQGILNTDFFQTIHTIRKNKYKLVINLFPAQHSALFTILSNAQYKLGNLYSTASTANNLNVKKAAKTWDIRENCKNIAEQLQIQIKDPYQPNISISTAREKAGHKETKKRYILLNPHAQWVAKQWPNENWQEIIKFLLKEKKQYKIAIIGTKEDNKKTDLLINQFQKEKQVENWCGKYNLKELAVKIKDAKLMITTDTGPMHIALATKTKTIGLFGCTNPNILVKGNKHIEIVSSYDCCPEKLRFNHNNEPDDKQQTQMRKISTKEVMERINKIIKE comes from the coding sequence ATGACCCCCTATCAACAGATGAGATTTTGTGCAAAAAAAGGAATAGATGCTGCATGTTTTGTCCTTCTTCTTCCATCGTATCTTCAACCAAAAAAAGAAATACAAAAAGAAAAGATAGAAAAAATCCTTCTCATCAACCTGCAGGGAATTGGTGATATCATAGAAACAACCCCTCTCGTAACAGAACTAAGAAACACCTTCCCAAAAGCGAAGATTGACTATCTTTGCTATAAAGAAAATGGCATATTGTTAGAAAACGATCCAAGAATAAACAACCTCATCAAAAGGCAAAAACAAGGAATCCTGAACACGGACTTTTTCCAAACAATACATACTATCAGAAAAAACAAATACAAGCTTGTCATCAATCTCTTTCCAGCACAACATAGCGCTCTTTTCACAATCCTCAGCAACGCGCAATACAAACTTGGAAATCTCTATAGCACTGCAAGCACAGCAAATAACCTCAACGTAAAGAAAGCAGCAAAAACATGGGACATCCGAGAAAACTGCAAAAACATTGCAGAACAACTACAAATCCAAATCAAGGATCCATATCAACCAAATATATCAATTTCAACAGCAAGAGAAAAAGCAGGACACAAAGAAACAAAAAAAAGATACATCCTTCTCAATCCGCATGCGCAATGGGTTGCAAAACAATGGCCAAATGAAAACTGGCAGGAAATCATCAAATTCCTTCTGAAAGAAAAAAAGCAGTACAAGATAGCGATCATCGGAACAAAAGAAGACAACAAAAAAACAGATCTTCTCATCAACCAATTTCAAAAAGAAAAGCAAGTAGAAAATTGGTGCGGAAAATACAACCTAAAAGAACTCGCGGTAAAAATAAAAGATGCGAAACTTATGATCACCACAGATACAGGACCGATGCATATCGCGCTTGCGACAAAAACAAAAACAATTGGTCTGTTCGGCTGCACAAATCCAAATATTCTCGTAAAAGGAAACAAACACATCGAAATCGTGAGCAGCTATGACTGCTGTCCAGAAAAACTGCGATTTAATCATAATAATGAACCAGACGACAAACAACAAACGCAGATGAGAAAGATAAGCACAAAAGAAGTAATGGAAAGAATCAATAAAATAATCAAAGAGTAG
- a CDS encoding glycosyltransferase, translating into MKEQVAFIYKNTCHPVTQTYANAINAMPYKITGPMNAIWQGITTQTHKWYFVESVMSMLLPITKRLLGNKITIIFRGNDGLFGETETTAYLATKNPIKKHILLFLIKHMNGVSVEAEPQKAEVTRWTKAPVEVCESYVENKRMLEKIKPNLKTNTFLFIGAYRPPYDHKGIRRLITLFNNKEMQEYNLIIIGKETEKLKAKASQNIQILDFVEDKDEYYKKATYYIHLPKYEAGPITLLEAMTAGLIIITNTNAGHHSIIEKVNKKLVLGKDASQEERIERIKEIVSIPIKEKQKIAETFKKCGASHYNKAEMTEKFQKTWKLLIKRIDEKEQK; encoded by the coding sequence ATGAAAGAACAAGTTGCGTTCATTTACAAAAATACCTGTCATCCTGTGACACAAACCTATGCAAACGCAATAAACGCAATGCCCTACAAAATAACAGGACCAATGAACGCAATCTGGCAAGGAATTACAACACAAACACACAAATGGTATTTTGTCGAATCAGTAATGTCCATGCTTCTTCCGATCACCAAAAGACTGCTTGGTAACAAGATCACAATAATTTTCAGGGGAAATGATGGATTGTTTGGAGAAACAGAAACAACAGCGTATCTTGCGACAAAGAATCCAATAAAAAAGCACATCCTCCTCTTTCTCATAAAACACATGAATGGAGTGAGTGTCGAAGCAGAACCACAAAAAGCAGAAGTTACCAGATGGACAAAAGCGCCAGTAGAAGTTTGCGAATCCTACGTGGAAAACAAGCGCATGCTTGAAAAAATAAAACCAAATCTCAAAACAAACACCTTTTTGTTTATTGGTGCGTACAGACCACCGTATGATCACAAAGGAATAAGGCGACTCATAACTCTTTTTAATAACAAAGAAATGCAAGAATACAATCTGATTATCATTGGTAAAGAGACAGAAAAACTAAAAGCAAAAGCAAGCCAAAATATCCAAATTCTTGATTTTGTAGAAGATAAAGATGAATACTACAAAAAAGCAACATATTACATCCATCTTCCTAAATATGAAGCTGGACCAATTACACTTTTAGAAGCAATGACTGCAGGACTTATAATTATAACGAATACAAATGCGGGACATCACAGTATTATAGAAAAAGTGAATAAAAAACTGGTTCTAGGAAAGGATGCATCACAAGAGGAGAGGATAGAGCGAATAAAAGAAATAGTGAGCATACCTATAAAAGAGAAGCAAAAAATAGCTGAAACATTTAAAAAGTGCGGAGCATCCCATTATAACAAAGCAGAGATGACAGAGAAATTTCAGAAAACATGGAAGCTGTTAATTAAAAGAATTGATGAGAAAGAACAAAAATGA
- a CDS encoding nucleotide sugar dehydrogenase has translation MTTEKQRISVIGIGRVGLPLALAFAEKDFFVHGVDVDKNKVLFVNSGKMPFIEEGADALLTKHIGVNFIATTDFQFATENSDIIVLTLGTPVDEHLNPIFTQIEAVIRNIVHSLHEGQMIVLRSTVSPGTTEYIKRYIEANTNLKVGVNIFLGFCPERIAEGKSLEEIPLIPQIIGTLDKESAERAEILFKKLTPQVMHTDARSAELAKLYCNMYRYINFAIANEFMMIAEQHGRDVYEIINLVNKDYKRGGLKSPGFTAGPCLYKDGFFLVSKTPFAELITTAWKINESVPSYLIEEIKKQTNLINKKVAILGLAFKKNIDDNRNSLSYKAKKIFLAEGAKVAMHDPFIEPGDLNKVLKDADIVMIAMDHDAYKKLTLEKIGEQTNKETMVCDIWNIFGTGKVFNKLKKPSAEELLEKSEGIQE, from the coding sequence ATGACAACAGAAAAACAACGAATTAGTGTTATAGGCATTGGAAGAGTAGGACTCCCGCTCGCACTTGCATTTGCAGAAAAAGACTTTTTTGTTCATGGCGTTGATGTGGATAAAAACAAAGTCTTGTTTGTCAACAGCGGAAAAATGCCGTTTATTGAAGAAGGGGCAGACGCGCTTCTCACAAAACACATTGGCGTTAATTTTATCGCGACAACAGATTTCCAATTCGCGACAGAGAATTCTGACATTATTGTATTAACATTAGGAACACCTGTAGACGAACACCTCAACCCAATATTCACGCAGATTGAAGCAGTCATCCGAAATATTGTCCATAGCTTGCATGAAGGGCAGATGATTGTGTTGCGAAGCACTGTTTCTCCAGGAACAACAGAATATATTAAACGATATATTGAAGCAAACACAAACCTCAAAGTAGGAGTAAATATTTTCTTAGGATTTTGTCCAGAAAGAATCGCGGAAGGGAAATCACTCGAAGAGATTCCGTTAATTCCACAAATTATTGGAACACTGGATAAAGAAAGCGCAGAGCGCGCAGAAATATTGTTCAAAAAACTTACTCCACAAGTCATGCACACCGATGCACGATCTGCAGAACTTGCAAAGTTATACTGCAATATGTATCGTTACATCAATTTCGCGATTGCGAATGAGTTTATGATGATCGCGGAGCAGCATGGTCGAGATGTCTATGAGATTATTAATCTAGTCAACAAAGATTACAAGCGAGGAGGACTCAAAAGCCCTGGATTTACTGCGGGACCATGCCTCTACAAAGACGGATTTTTCTTAGTCAGTAAAACGCCGTTTGCAGAACTCATCACCACAGCGTGGAAAATCAACGAAAGTGTTCCATCATATTTGATCGAAGAAATCAAGAAACAAACAAATCTCATCAACAAGAAAGTAGCGATTCTTGGACTTGCGTTCAAGAAAAACATTGATGACAACAGAAATTCATTATCGTACAAAGCAAAGAAGATTTTCCTCGCGGAAGGGGCAAAAGTCGCGATGCACGATCCGTTTATTGAACCAGGAGATTTGAATAAAGTCTTGAAAGACGCGGATATTGTGATGATCGCGATGGATCATGACGCGTATAAGAAATTGACCTTAGAAAAGATTGGCGAACAGACGAATAAAGAGACAATGGTCTGCGATATCTGGAACATCTTTGGCACAGGAAAAGTCTTCAATAAGTTGAAGAAACCAAGCGCAGAAGAGTTGTTGGAAAAGAGTGAAGGGATTCAGGAATAA
- a CDS encoding glycosyltransferase, translated as MLSVFIPCYNEEQRLEKNILLIYHALLLLKKPFELVIVDDGSTDATAPIAKTLAVQHKEIKHLYFSNGPSRRENLGKAFYSAKGDIIAFMDLDLSADLAALPRLISSVEQGNDIAIGSRYKGVRAKREFGRKIISVVYNWFMRAYFGSVLADHQCGFKAFRKQKLLVLLDAMGYDDTFVRGWFWDVELLVRAQKLGYTIDEFSVAWNFGKQSSFNFRRELKMLPYVLKLKFRL; from the coding sequence ATGCTCTCTGTTTTTATTCCCTGCTACAACGAAGAACAGCGCCTTGAGAAAAATATTCTGCTCATTTATCATGCGCTTCTTCTGTTGAAAAAACCATTTGAACTGGTTATTGTAGATGATGGAAGCACAGACGCAACTGCACCGATTGCGAAAACGCTTGCTGTTCAGCATAAAGAAATAAAGCATTTGTACTTTTCTAATGGACCAAGCAGACGAGAGAATTTGGGCAAGGCATTTTATAGCGCAAAAGGCGATATTATTGCGTTCATGGATCTTGATCTCTCTGCTGATCTTGCCGCGTTGCCTCGCCTTATTTCAAGCGTTGAACAAGGAAATGACATTGCGATTGGCAGTAGGTATAAAGGAGTTCGCGCAAAACGGGAATTTGGACGCAAGATCATCAGCGTTGTCTATAACTGGTTTATGCGCGCGTATTTTGGTTCTGTTCTTGCGGATCATCAATGTGGTTTCAAGGCATTTCGCAAGCAGAAGTTGCTTGTTCTTCTTGACGCGATGGGCTATGATGACACGTTTGTTCGTGGTTGGTTTTGGGATGTGGAATTGCTTGTTCGCGCACAGAAATTAGGTTATACCATAGATGAGTTTTCTGTTGCATGGAACTTTGGCAAACAGAGCAGTTTTAATTTTCGACGAGAATTGAAGATGCTGCCGTATGTGTTGAAACTTAAATTTAGGTTGTGA